The Christiangramia flava JLT2011 genome has a segment encoding these proteins:
- a CDS encoding OmpA family protein, with the protein MKKLYFILILLIASVSMQAQSGKQKKADKLYNNFAYLEATDVYKELIEDGYQVSENSKKLGDAYMMLRSPENAVHYYGDVIEEDNIDPEYYYKYAQALRGVKRYEESRTWLKKYLESGNSSDEIEKMIEKDEYRPGITYKLQSSPELNSEVSDFGVFAKDSMLYFVSARAQDSDVEKKTYSWNGEPFLDVYVLDQKSGNISPIKGDVNTKLHDGPVVISPDGKTIYFTRNNILGNKEGKKDKDRTNNLKLYSASWKNGEWTDVKELPFNSDDYSVGHPTLSKDGKTLYFASDMPGGMGGTDIYKVSVDSLSFGTPENLGEPVNTEFDETFPFMDTDGTLYFSSNGHAGLGLFDLFRLEKENDTVMNLGESINSNMDDFAYFQVNDSRQGYISSNRDGGSDNIYVFNKLNPLVLKGTVTDAVNGEPISQATVRLMDDEDHQIAFLETDEDGNYETEVARDQMIPIEAKEIEYETFTGTVNTNDSDEQDEMVYDIQLNPVRDVDYLAEINNIYFDFDKSNIRPDAAQELDKLVDLMQNEYPELVIEINSHTDRRGTNAYNEKLAERRAKSTYDYLISKGIAPERIADYKGHGETEPAIDCDRCTEQDHQLNRRSMFKVVQMKELTKFYND; encoded by the coding sequence ATGAAAAAACTTTACTTCATACTAATACTTCTAATCGCGTCGGTATCGATGCAGGCCCAAAGCGGAAAGCAAAAGAAGGCAGATAAACTGTATAACAATTTCGCTTACCTGGAGGCTACCGATGTTTACAAAGAACTCATCGAAGACGGCTACCAGGTTTCTGAAAACAGCAAAAAGCTGGGCGATGCCTACATGATGTTGCGCAGCCCTGAAAACGCCGTTCACTATTATGGTGATGTGATCGAAGAAGACAACATCGATCCCGAATATTATTATAAGTACGCTCAGGCTCTTCGTGGGGTGAAGCGTTACGAGGAATCTCGCACCTGGCTGAAGAAGTACCTCGAAAGTGGCAATTCTTCGGATGAGATCGAGAAAATGATCGAAAAAGACGAATACCGTCCCGGGATCACCTACAAACTTCAGTCTTCTCCTGAATTGAATTCAGAAGTAAGCGATTTTGGTGTGTTCGCAAAAGACAGTATGCTTTACTTCGTATCGGCACGCGCACAGGATAGTGATGTCGAAAAGAAAACCTACAGCTGGAACGGTGAACCGTTTCTTGACGTATACGTGCTGGATCAGAAAAGCGGAAACATTAGTCCTATTAAAGGTGATGTAAACACCAAGCTACACGATGGCCCAGTGGTGATATCACCTGATGGAAAAACCATTTATTTTACCAGAAACAATATCCTTGGAAATAAAGAAGGAAAAAAAGATAAAGACAGGACCAATAACCTGAAGCTGTATTCTGCAAGCTGGAAAAATGGAGAATGGACAGATGTAAAAGAATTGCCATTTAATTCTGATGATTATTCGGTAGGGCACCCCACTTTAAGTAAAGACGGTAAAACGCTCTACTTCGCATCTGATATGCCAGGCGGAATGGGTGGAACAGATATTTATAAAGTAAGTGTAGACAGTCTTTCCTTCGGAACACCTGAAAATCTTGGCGAGCCTGTAAACACTGAATTTGATGAGACCTTCCCTTTTATGGATACTGATGGCACCTTGTATTTTTCATCAAACGGGCATGCCGGCCTGGGACTTTTTGATCTCTTCCGCCTCGAAAAAGAAAATGATACGGTCATGAACCTTGGAGAGAGCATCAATTCCAACATGGATGATTTTGCCTATTTCCAGGTAAATGATTCCCGCCAGGGATACATTTCTTCCAACCGTGATGGTGGCAGTGACAATATTTATGTTTTTAATAAGCTGAATCCTTTAGTCCTGAAAGGAACGGTGACCGATGCCGTTAATGGAGAGCCTATAAGCCAGGCTACTGTTCGACTGATGGACGATGAAGATCACCAGATTGCTTTCCTGGAAACCGATGAGGACGGAAATTATGAAACCGAGGTCGCACGTGATCAAATGATTCCAATCGAAGCCAAGGAAATCGAATATGAAACTTTTACCGGTACCGTCAATACAAACGACAGTGATGAACAGGATGAAATGGTCTATGACATTCAGCTGAACCCTGTTCGTGATGTAGACTACCTGGCTGAAATTAATAATATCTACTTTGATTTTGACAAATCGAACATTCGCCCGGACGCGGCTCAGGAACTGGATAAACTGGTAGATCTTATGCAAAACGAATATCCGGAACTCGTCATCGAGATCAACTCACATACCGATCGCAGAGGGACTAATGCCTATAACGAAAAACTGGCCGAACGTCGCGCTAAATCAACTTATGATTACCTGATCTCTAAAGGAATTGCTCCGGAACGGATTGCAGACTACAAAGGTCACGGAGAAACCGAGCCGGCAATAGACTGTGACCGTTGTACCGAACAGGATCACCAATTGAACCGTCGCTCGATGTTTAAGGTCGTTCAAATGAAAGAATTAACGAAATTTTATAATGATTAA
- a CDS encoding PKD-like domain-containing protein, whose product MFSSEQSNASGWSSTFQWKLNGNPLTGQTNSTFSSSSLNNGDRVSVDVTFTCSDNTELISSNQLQVTIYETPTVSEIDDIILCNTENSEDVTFLGNADSFIWNSSNNDIGLSSSGNGNIPSFKAKNTGYSPITSVITVTPYIKECQGETKSFSITVNPTPTVERPENIGICNGEVVDAINFSGNQTSNIQYFWTNSATSIGLPNQGTGTINSFTATNTGNNPVTANLTVTPVANDCQGEARSFSITVYPTPEVDQPEDIVVCNQETVSGINFTDNAVAGNLFYWSSSNTNIGIPSQGMGNIDSFQAINPGNSAITATITVTPKANDCAGESKTFTITVNPTPTVSDLDDLTVCNGEQIEKFEFSGSSVAGTTYKWTNDNPNIGLSQEGTNAIPQFKAINNGSDPITAAIEVTPLANGCEGEPRNFTITVNPTPFINTPADQTICEDNSTQPINFSGNTVSNTQVSWTNDHPEIGLPASGTGNISSFTGLNPTNKTIQATITIIPSANSCQGSASSFIINVKPKPELAAPDDQTLCSGVKTETLPLGLIPGNTTFSITGGSSIGLADRSNQNEIPSFTPINNSATPISKSISLIPVSEGCQGDTVTFTITVNPAPSITISNANPTICSGSNTAIIISSPVSNAKFSWEIQQVTPANSVIGASEGSGNEIRQSLTNQSGSQAKITYLIYSEADSCRINPVPVTVTVNPVPNLKITEPETVCAPASIDLTSNEITAGSDSNLNFSYWTNSNLTNPVSDPSKVSAGTYYIKATNEFGCEISEKVTITEFPLPELTSESNVAGFCSETPFIYEFNSSIVGTTFNWSRPQIDGISTPANSDEGDIDEVLVNTTNHPITVKYEVTLISPEGCLNSASVTTTVTPTPILTSDLSPGSICSGSPFSYSPSSSVNGTNFKWTRQQVAGISNPAASGTGNISETLENTTNQTLAVTYQYQLSSNNCTNPQTYSITVPVTPSPQTEVYASQNGEEKVSETIEICQGGSIDLFSETAIPNNSGLPTEILNANFNNSSNSWTTSGNGQRNWNRVNNGEVVDTQCGYVYVGPNWWNYEYRCEDIELHSNDNSSFFLVNSNATNGRFNTVTLTSPVFSTSGYNSLSLSFWHYYRDGGSRRNDPLDIGRLEYRIGNGNWRSLNNINFTSTEGGPDSFVQRTIDISSLVGNNQVQIRFNYDDANGDYYWAVDNIIIGGDGSSQPEVTWTTNNSDWTSNQQNPEDVSPPISTIYTATYVDPDTGCPGSKSIEVVVKDPPQPVIKADYCAYPNEPNKIRLYVEGSYDRYEWTSSGETISTQSSIDVTSAQGYTLRVWENGCEGSSSIDISENLIENGDFEAGNTGFSTQYNYQTDRAGRQDELVPEGTYAIAPHSNPYHYSFNDSGDHTTGDGNFMIVNGDPNLGNVVWETNGFLEVKPNTDYYFGAWTTNLVSRSEADKYARLRLQIIVRNGNGQQVAAESTLGDLRFQNVGEWIEFYNSQVWNSGDYEEVKLRIINENTIRDGNDFGIDDISFAEINAVEFTFDPQNNGPICQEGTIQLSANLEGGRDPITYQWTGPNGFSSSEANPVIENATTDNSGDYQLSITDFYGCSNAVKTTTVEVIPETIVDAGEDQEVCAEMRSVDLTGSISGSVTSGTWSGPNGSFEPSPNSLDVSYSFSEEDIQMGFVDLVLTSDAPQSPCEVSTDTVRIIINPTPIIEELVIANNECNAGSSGSATASVISGTAPYTYNWSDGQTGETATDLVAGDYELVVTDALGCSTSQAFTIQDPSPLQLITLTSENISCYDASDGIISLEVSGGNLPEDPVVYTVKILKENGATLADQSNADGYFEISDLPAGAFTVLVSTENECSVISRNITLIQPAEIVVSAGEDINPDECGVSSVQLKALPVDPNLGSGQWSIVSGEGGSFEVTGDPYTQFSGIAGETYELEWQVTPANGCAPISDQLIVTLTSGCSKLDFDGENDYVTMGDHYALDQNFTIEVWVKPNGIQGIQTILSKRNAANINEGGYDLILNNGKPEFRYNSRSVTSPFKLDTNRWYHLSITGDDSEVTLFIDGIKIQSFNSENIISQSAPFLLGAMFQADQPAKPVNYYHGWIQELRIWNKALTQDQLHFMMNQKILNNNGAVRGEIIPINIPGNISWSDLQAYYQLDIDELTNGATPDVSSNPIPGLLRNIETLQENTAPLPYMLYNTSAGEWYDQNSWELPSSLDGRTITQRNVWDPPNSNGVKPSVKIDWNIVILKNNIKNEGTPNDKNHIKLLGLLSESGTFQMNGENNFSGNALEISNYLLLNGYIDFNGESQLLQPEGSIIDIQSSGYIDRDQQGTKNSFNYNYWTSPVSSIGNKSNQGFDIYHVLKDGDANDRAISFNNQYHYADYNYSGNLRLSTYWMYVFHGGGNNYSEWHGIDQNTHLKTGEGYTMKGTHGFANIRDIQNYTFRGMPNNGDISLNISKGENRLLGNPYPSAIDATEFIRDNIKDVSGGRNSKNVFNGSLYFWDHFGQQNTHILAEYVGGYAVLNLSGGIPGVSNDTRINNNGQAGSKSPNRFIPVGQGFFVNATIDENSNYNFGIDGGLLTFKNNQRVYARENPGNSQFLAPEQNNKLGIQTKKNTSDVRQKIRLKFESPKGYHRQILATADLNASKDFDLGYDAPLIENNKEDMYWLIENSKYVIQGVSDFEPEIKLPIGVRIAENKDFSIRIDSLENWRAYKEILLEDTKLDSVHNLRDGEYISKDSIGEVNDRFAIIFKYPNLEENEDPLPQLDSRLDIGYYNDPDILQLKNPEQLAIYEILIYDLTGKLLKRYQDITPNKEVNIKMEDVPIGTYIIKLYSENGELNKKFLVKK is encoded by the coding sequence GTGTTCAGTTCTGAGCAAAGCAATGCATCGGGATGGAGCTCCACCTTTCAATGGAAATTGAATGGAAATCCACTTACTGGACAAACAAATTCCACCTTTTCTTCTTCAAGTTTAAATAATGGAGATCGTGTCAGCGTTGACGTCACCTTTACCTGCTCTGATAACACAGAGCTAATCTCCAGTAATCAATTACAGGTAACTATTTATGAAACTCCTACGGTTTCCGAAATCGATGATATTATTCTTTGTAATACCGAAAACTCCGAAGATGTTACTTTCTTGGGTAATGCTGATTCTTTTATTTGGAATTCTTCCAATAACGATATAGGCTTGAGTTCCTCCGGAAACGGAAACATACCCTCCTTTAAAGCAAAAAATACTGGGTATAGTCCTATTACCTCCGTTATCACCGTGACGCCTTATATCAAGGAGTGCCAGGGAGAGACAAAATCATTCTCCATCACTGTAAACCCTACGCCCACAGTAGAGAGGCCGGAAAATATAGGTATTTGTAACGGGGAGGTAGTCGATGCCATTAATTTTTCGGGCAATCAAACATCTAATATTCAGTATTTCTGGACAAATTCTGCCACCAGCATCGGTTTACCTAACCAGGGAACTGGTACGATTAATTCATTTACTGCTACTAATACAGGTAATAATCCGGTTACAGCCAACCTCACCGTTACACCGGTGGCTAATGATTGCCAAGGAGAAGCACGAAGTTTTTCAATCACAGTATATCCTACCCCAGAAGTTGATCAACCAGAAGACATTGTTGTTTGTAATCAAGAAACGGTGTCTGGAATAAATTTCACCGACAATGCAGTTGCGGGAAATTTATTTTATTGGTCTTCTAGCAACACCAATATCGGTATCCCCAGTCAGGGAATGGGTAACATTGATTCGTTCCAGGCCATAAATCCGGGGAATTCCGCTATAACTGCTACTATTACGGTAACACCAAAAGCCAATGATTGCGCTGGAGAAAGTAAAACCTTTACTATTACAGTCAATCCTACACCCACTGTAAGTGATCTTGATGATCTAACCGTTTGTAATGGTGAGCAAATTGAAAAATTTGAATTTTCTGGTAGTTCTGTTGCCGGAACTACTTATAAATGGACTAATGATAATCCTAATATTGGTTTATCTCAAGAAGGAACTAATGCCATTCCACAATTTAAAGCGATTAACAACGGATCGGATCCAATAACGGCAGCCATTGAAGTCACACCGCTCGCCAATGGTTGTGAAGGAGAACCTCGCAACTTTACCATTACGGTCAACCCTACTCCGTTTATCAATACCCCCGCGGATCAAACAATCTGCGAGGATAATTCAACCCAGCCAATAAATTTTTCCGGAAATACTGTTTCCAATACTCAGGTAAGTTGGACTAATGATCATCCGGAAATTGGGTTACCAGCCTCGGGCACGGGTAATATTTCTAGCTTTACTGGATTAAATCCCACTAATAAAACCATTCAGGCTACGATTACCATCATTCCGTCAGCTAATTCCTGCCAGGGAAGTGCGTCTTCATTTATTATAAACGTTAAGCCAAAACCAGAACTGGCCGCTCCAGATGATCAAACCTTATGTAGTGGTGTCAAAACGGAAACTCTTCCGCTTGGCCTTATACCCGGCAACACCACCTTTAGTATTACCGGTGGTAGCTCTATTGGACTGGCTGATCGCAGTAACCAAAATGAAATTCCTTCTTTTACACCAATTAATAATAGCGCAACTCCAATTTCAAAATCCATTAGTTTAATTCCTGTATCTGAAGGTTGTCAGGGCGACACAGTTACTTTTACTATTACCGTTAATCCAGCTCCTTCCATCACTATATCAAATGCGAATCCCACGATCTGTTCAGGATCGAACACAGCAATTATTATTTCCAGTCCCGTATCTAATGCGAAATTTTCATGGGAAATTCAACAGGTCACCCCTGCAAATAGCGTTATCGGTGCCAGTGAAGGCTCAGGAAATGAAATAAGACAGAGTTTAACGAACCAATCTGGTAGTCAGGCTAAGATCACCTATCTGATTTATTCCGAAGCAGATTCCTGTAGGATTAACCCAGTTCCTGTAACTGTAACGGTTAATCCTGTTCCAAACCTTAAAATCACAGAACCAGAAACCGTATGCGCTCCAGCTTCAATAGATTTAACCAGCAATGAGATAACGGCGGGATCTGATAGTAATCTGAATTTCTCGTACTGGACAAATTCTAATTTAACAAACCCGGTCAGTGATCCGAGCAAGGTATCTGCGGGCACCTATTATATTAAAGCCACCAACGAGTTCGGGTGTGAGATTTCAGAAAAAGTAACTATTACAGAATTTCCTTTGCCGGAATTAACTAGTGAATCGAATGTTGCTGGGTTTTGTTCGGAAACACCTTTTATATATGAATTCAACAGTTCCATCGTTGGAACGACTTTTAATTGGTCCAGACCCCAGATCGATGGAATTTCCACTCCTGCAAACAGTGATGAAGGTGATATTGATGAAGTCCTGGTCAATACCACTAATCATCCGATAACCGTAAAATATGAAGTTACATTAATTAGTCCGGAGGGTTGTTTGAATTCAGCTAGTGTTACCACCACTGTCACACCTACCCCAATCCTTACCAGTGATTTATCTCCAGGATCTATTTGTAGCGGCTCTCCATTTAGTTACAGCCCTTCAAGTTCTGTGAACGGGACCAACTTTAAGTGGACAAGGCAACAAGTGGCGGGAATATCTAACCCTGCAGCCAGCGGAACCGGAAACATTTCAGAAACTCTAGAAAACACTACGAATCAAACGCTTGCTGTGACATATCAATATCAATTGAGTTCTAACAATTGTACTAATCCACAAACCTATAGTATCACAGTTCCGGTTACTCCATCTCCACAAACGGAAGTGTATGCTTCTCAGAACGGCGAAGAAAAAGTTTCTGAAACCATCGAAATCTGCCAGGGAGGAAGTATCGATTTGTTTTCAGAGACGGCCATTCCTAATAATAGTGGCTTACCGACAGAAATTTTAAATGCCAACTTCAACAATTCTTCAAATAGCTGGACCACTAGTGGAAATGGGCAACGAAACTGGAACCGTGTGAATAACGGAGAAGTTGTGGACACCCAATGCGGGTATGTTTACGTAGGACCTAATTGGTGGAACTATGAGTACCGCTGTGAGGACATCGAATTGCATTCAAATGATAATTCCAGCTTCTTTCTGGTTAATAGTAATGCAACCAACGGTCGATTTAATACCGTGACTTTAACCAGTCCGGTATTTAGTACATCCGGGTATAATTCGTTATCCCTTTCCTTCTGGCACTATTACCGTGATGGTGGTAGTAGGCGAAATGATCCGCTCGATATCGGCCGTTTGGAATACCGAATTGGCAACGGGAATTGGAGAAGTCTTAATAATATAAATTTTACCTCCACAGAAGGTGGGCCCGATTCATTTGTACAGCGAACCATTGATATTTCCTCTCTTGTTGGAAATAACCAGGTTCAAATCCGTTTTAACTATGATGATGCCAATGGAGATTATTACTGGGCCGTGGATAATATTATTATAGGTGGAGATGGTAGCAGCCAGCCGGAAGTTACATGGACTACCAATAACAGCGACTGGACATCGAATCAGCAAAATCCTGAAGATGTATCCCCCCCCATTTCTACGATCTACACTGCCACTTATGTGGATCCGGATACAGGATGTCCGGGATCCAAATCGATCGAAGTGGTGGTAAAAGATCCTCCACAACCCGTTATAAAGGCAGATTATTGTGCTTATCCTAACGAACCCAATAAAATTCGCCTGTATGTTGAAGGGTCGTATGACCGTTATGAATGGACCAGCTCCGGGGAAACAATCAGTACTCAATCATCTATTGATGTAACCTCCGCGCAAGGCTACACCCTTCGGGTATGGGAAAATGGATGCGAAGGCAGTTCTTCCATTGATATCTCTGAAAATCTTATTGAGAATGGAGATTTCGAAGCAGGCAATACCGGCTTTTCTACGCAGTATAACTACCAGACTGACCGTGCTGGAAGACAGGATGAATTGGTTCCTGAAGGAACCTATGCTATCGCTCCTCATTCCAATCCTTATCATTATTCGTTTAATGATAGTGGTGACCATACAACAGGCGATGGTAATTTTATGATTGTCAATGGAGATCCTAACCTGGGAAATGTAGTATGGGAAACAAATGGATTTCTTGAAGTAAAGCCAAACACTGATTATTATTTTGGGGCCTGGACTACCAATCTCGTATCCCGTAGTGAGGCTGACAAATATGCCCGTCTACGTTTACAAATCATAGTTAGGAATGGAAATGGCCAGCAGGTAGCAGCGGAATCGACACTTGGGGATCTCAGATTTCAAAATGTCGGGGAATGGATCGAATTTTATAATTCGCAGGTATGGAATTCCGGAGATTATGAAGAAGTAAAACTTCGGATCATTAATGAAAATACTATTCGTGATGGGAATGACTTTGGAATCGATGACATCTCATTTGCCGAAATCAATGCTGTAGAATTTACCTTCGATCCACAAAATAATGGACCGATATGTCAGGAAGGTACCATTCAATTGAGTGCCAATCTGGAAGGTGGTCGTGATCCTATCACCTACCAATGGACCGGTCCAAATGGTTTCTCTTCTTCTGAGGCAAACCCGGTAATTGAAAATGCCACCACTGATAATTCTGGGGATTACCAGCTAAGTATTACTGATTTTTACGGATGTTCTAACGCGGTTAAAACTACTACCGTTGAAGTGATCCCGGAAACCATCGTGGATGCCGGGGAAGACCAGGAGGTTTGTGCGGAGATGCGATCAGTAGATCTAACTGGAAGTATTTCAGGTTCTGTTACTAGTGGTACCTGGAGCGGCCCCAATGGATCTTTTGAGCCATCGCCTAATAGCTTGGATGTTTCCTATTCCTTTTCTGAAGAAGATATTCAAATGGGATTCGTCGATCTGGTGCTGACTTCGGATGCTCCTCAAAGCCCCTGTGAAGTTAGCACCGATACGGTTAGAATTATTATTAATCCAACGCCTATTATCGAAGAACTCGTCATTGCCAATAACGAATGTAACGCAGGTTCTTCTGGTTCAGCTACTGCTTCTGTAATTTCTGGAACTGCCCCCTATACTTATAACTGGAGTGATGGTCAGACTGGTGAAACAGCAACGGATTTGGTTGCAGGAGATTACGAGTTAGTTGTTACGGATGCATTGGGTTGTAGTACTTCTCAGGCTTTTACCATACAAGATCCAAGTCCGTTGCAACTGATCACTCTTACTTCGGAAAATATTAGCTGTTATGATGCTTCAGACGGAATAATTAGCCTGGAAGTATCTGGCGGGAATCTCCCAGAGGACCCGGTGGTGTATACTGTAAAGATCCTGAAGGAGAACGGTGCGACACTTGCAGATCAATCAAATGCGGACGGGTATTTCGAAATATCTGACCTACCGGCAGGAGCATTTACTGTTTTGGTGTCCACGGAAAATGAGTGTAGCGTCATATCCAGAAATATTACCCTCATTCAGCCGGCTGAAATTGTTGTAAGTGCTGGTGAGGATATTAACCCAGACGAATGCGGAGTTTCCTCTGTTCAACTGAAAGCACTACCTGTCGATCCCAATTTGGGAAGTGGACAATGGTCAATTGTTTCAGGTGAGGGTGGCTCGTTTGAAGTTACAGGGGACCCATACACTCAGTTTTCCGGAATAGCAGGCGAGACCTATGAACTGGAATGGCAAGTTACTCCCGCCAATGGATGCGCCCCTATTTCCGATCAGTTGATAGTCACTTTAACCAGTGGATGCAGCAAACTCGATTTTGATGGTGAGAATGATTATGTCACCATGGGCGATCATTATGCACTAGATCAAAACTTCACCATTGAGGTATGGGTAAAACCAAACGGTATCCAGGGAATCCAGACCATTTTATCCAAAAGAAATGCCGCAAATATCAACGAGGGTGGGTACGATCTTATTCTGAACAATGGAAAACCGGAATTCAGGTATAATAGCCGCTCTGTTACATCACCATTTAAACTGGATACAAATAGATGGTATCACTTGTCGATTACTGGAGATGATTCTGAAGTAACGTTATTTATTGATGGTATAAAGATTCAGTCATTCAATAGTGAAAATATCATATCCCAATCCGCTCCCTTCCTTCTAGGCGCTATGTTTCAGGCAGATCAGCCGGCTAAACCTGTAAATTACTATCATGGTTGGATCCAGGAACTACGAATTTGGAACAAAGCACTGACCCAGGATCAGTTACATTTTATGATGAATCAAAAAATTCTGAATAACAATGGTGCTGTTCGTGGCGAAATCATTCCAATTAACATTCCAGGAAATATTTCCTGGAGTGATCTGCAGGCATATTACCAACTGGACATTGATGAATTGACAAATGGGGCGACTCCTGATGTTTCATCTAACCCAATCCCAGGATTGCTCCGAAATATCGAGACCCTTCAGGAAAATACTGCTCCTTTGCCATATATGCTGTACAATACAAGTGCTGGGGAATGGTATGACCAAAATTCCTGGGAACTTCCCTCCAGTCTCGATGGCAGAACTATTACTCAAAGGAATGTATGGGATCCGCCAAATAGTAATGGAGTAAAACCATCTGTAAAAATTGACTGGAATATTGTGATTCTAAAGAATAACATCAAAAATGAAGGCACTCCAAATGATAAAAATCATATCAAACTTTTAGGACTTTTATCTGAATCAGGAACCTTCCAAATGAACGGGGAGAATAATTTCAGTGGTAATGCACTAGAAATTTCTAATTACCTGTTGCTGAATGGTTACATTGATTTTAATGGTGAGTCCCAGTTACTACAACCAGAGGGCAGTATCATTGATATTCAAAGTAGCGGATATATAGATCGTGACCAACAAGGGACCAAGAACAGTTTTAATTATAACTACTGGACATCCCCGGTAAGTTCAATTGGTAACAAATCGAACCAGGGCTTTGATATCTACCATGTATTAAAAGATGGTGACGCAAATGATCGTGCTATTTCTTTTAATAATCAATACCATTACGCAGATTACAATTACAGCGGAAATTTACGCTTAAGCACCTACTGGATGTACGTTTTTCATGGTGGAGGCAATAACTATAGCGAATGGCATGGAATAGATCAGAACACGCATCTTAAGACCGGAGAAGGTTATACAATGAAAGGTACGCATGGCTTTGCTAACATCAGAGATATACAGAACTATACCTTCAGGGGAATGCCTAATAATGGGGATATATCTCTAAATATTTCTAAAGGTGAAAACAGGCTTTTAGGCAATCCTTACCCTTCTGCTATTGATGCAACAGAATTTATCAGAGATAACATCAAAGATGTCAGTGGAGGAAGAAATTCCAAAAATGTTTTCAATGGTAGTCTCTATTTTTGGGATCATTTTGGTCAACAAAATACTCATATACTGGCAGAGTATGTCGGAGGTTACGCGGTACTAAATCTTTCTGGAGGTATTCCTGGAGTATCCAACGATACCAGGATCAATAATAATGGCCAGGCAGGAAGTAAGAGCCCAAACAGGTTCATACCGGTAGGCCAGGGATTTTTTGTAAATGCCACAATCGATGAAAATTCTAACTATAACTTTGGGATAGACGGTGGCTTACTAACCTTCAAAAATAATCAACGGGTGTATGCCAGGGAAAATCCGGGAAATTCACAATTTCTTGCTCCCGAGCAAAACAATAAACTAGGAATTCAGACGAAGAAAAATACAAGTGATGTACGTCAAAAGATCCGGTTAAAATTTGAGTCCCCAAAAGGGTATCACCGACAAATTTTAGCCACGGCTGATCTAAACGCTTCCAAAGACTTTGATTTGGGTTACGACGCTCCATTGATCGAAAATAATAAGGAGGATATGTACTGGCTGATCGAAAATTCCAAATATGTTATTCAGGGAGTATCTGATTTTGAACCAGAGATTAAATTGCCAATTGGTGTTAGGATTGCTGAGAATAAAGATTTTTCAATAAGAATTGACAGCCTGGAAAACTGGAGAGCATACAAAGAAATTTTACTAGAAGATACAAAACTTGATTCGGTTCACAATTTGAGAGATGGTGAATATATCTCGAAAGATAGTATCGGGGAGGTTAATGATCGCTTTGCGATAATCTTTAAGTATCCGAACCTCGAAGAAAACGAGGATCCTTTACCCCAGCTTGATTCTAGACTTGATATAGGCTATTATAATGATCCGGATATCTTACAACTGAAAAATCCGGAACAGTTGGCCATATATGAAATTTTGATATACGATTTGACCGGTAAACTACTGAAAAGATATCAGGATATAACGCCGAATAAAGAAGTAAACATTAAAATGGAAGATGTTCCAATAGGTACATATATCATCAAATTGTATTCAGAGAATGGTGAACTGAATAAAAAGTTTTTAGTCAAAAAATAG
- a CDS encoding OmpA family protein, translated as MCPDAAQEPDKLVDLMQTEYPELLIEINSHTDRIGTNAYNKKLAERRVKSTYD; from the coding sequence ATTTGTCCGGACGCTGCTCAGGAACCGGATAAACTGGTAGACCTTATGCAAACCGAATATCCGGAACTCTTGATCGAAATCAACTCACATACCGATCGCATAGGAACTAATGCCTATAACAAAAAACTGGCCGAGCGTCGTGTTAAATCAACTTATGATTAA